The Nocardioides humi genome includes a region encoding these proteins:
- the tdh gene encoding L-threonine 3-dehydrogenase, with translation MKALFKAEAGPGLALVDRPDPVCDPADVVIRVHRTGICGTDLHLLRWDTWAAGAVRAPLVPGHEFYGEVVEVGPLVDDVAVGDRVSGEGHIVCGTCRNCRAGRRQMCIRTVGLGVQRDGAFAEYLSLPAGNVWVHHGDVDPDLGAIFDPLGNAVHTALAFPVVGEDVLVTGCGPIGLMAIAIARHVGARYVVGTDVSPARLDLAQRMGADAVVDVAAGTVADVQHALGMREGFDVGFEMSGAPAALPQMIDNMNHGGRIAVLGLPSAPFAVDWGKVVTHMLTLKGIYGREMFETWNAMGAMLQTSAPLREAIASVISDRLPARDWERGFAIAASAGVGKVVLDWTEL, from the coding sequence ATGAAGGCGCTGTTCAAGGCCGAGGCCGGCCCGGGCCTGGCTCTCGTCGACCGGCCGGACCCGGTGTGCGACCCGGCCGACGTGGTCATCCGGGTGCACCGCACCGGGATCTGCGGCACCGACCTGCACCTCCTGCGCTGGGACACGTGGGCCGCGGGCGCCGTCCGCGCGCCGCTGGTGCCGGGGCACGAGTTCTACGGCGAGGTGGTCGAGGTCGGCCCGCTCGTCGACGACGTCGCGGTCGGCGACCGGGTCTCCGGCGAGGGCCACATCGTGTGCGGCACCTGCCGCAACTGCCGCGCCGGACGGCGTCAGATGTGCATCCGCACCGTGGGCCTCGGCGTGCAGCGCGACGGCGCCTTCGCGGAGTACCTCAGCCTCCCCGCCGGCAACGTGTGGGTCCACCACGGCGACGTCGACCCCGACCTCGGCGCGATCTTCGACCCGCTCGGCAACGCCGTGCACACCGCGCTCGCCTTCCCGGTCGTCGGGGAGGACGTCCTCGTCACCGGCTGCGGCCCGATCGGGCTGATGGCGATCGCGATCGCCCGGCACGTCGGCGCCCGGTACGTCGTCGGCACCGACGTCAGCCCGGCCCGGCTCGACCTGGCGCAGCGGATGGGCGCCGACGCGGTCGTCGACGTCGCGGCCGGGACCGTGGCCGACGTGCAGCACGCGCTCGGCATGCGCGAGGGCTTCGACGTCGGCTTCGAGATGAGCGGCGCCCCCGCGGCTCTGCCGCAGATGATCGACAACATGAACCACGGCGGCCGGATCGCCGTCCTCGGCCTGCCGAGCGCGCCGTTCGCGGTCGACTGGGGCAAGGTGGTCACGCACATGCTGACCCTCAAGGGGATCTACGGGCGCGAGATGTTCGAGACCTGGAACGCGATGGGCGCGATGCTGCAGACCAGCGCGCCGCTGCGCGAGGCGATCGCGTCGGTCATCTCCGACCGCCTGCCCGCCCGCGACTGGGAGCGCGGCTTCGCGATCGCGGCGTCGGCCGGGGTCGGCAAGGTTGTCCTCGATTGGACGGAGCTGTGA
- a CDS encoding lipid-transfer protein translates to MSVVIAGAGMHPWGKWGRNFVEYGVHAARAALADAGVAWGDVDLVVGGETVRNGYAGYVAGSTFAQALGWNGARIATSYAACATGAQAIDTARARILAGLSEVALVVGADTTPKGFLAPNAGERWSDPDWLRFRLLGMTNPAYFALYARRRMDLYGATSEDFAQVKVKNARHGLANPNARFRKEVDVAEVLASPVVSDPLHLLDICATSDGAAAVVLTSAEYARRHGIATPVTVAAVSTVTPTFPNTVIDMPLLATDSTAATGAPERTFKEAIGAAAYDEAGVDPSDVDVAEVYDLSTALELDWIEDLGLCKPGEAEALLRAGDTAIGGRIPVNPSGGLACFGEAVPAQAIAQVCELTWQLQGRVDGRQVEGARVGITANQGLFGHGSSVLLTR, encoded by the coding sequence ATGAGCGTCGTGATCGCGGGTGCGGGCATGCATCCCTGGGGCAAGTGGGGGCGCAACTTCGTCGAGTACGGCGTGCACGCCGCCCGTGCGGCGCTCGCGGACGCCGGCGTGGCGTGGGGTGACGTCGACCTCGTGGTGGGCGGCGAGACGGTCCGCAACGGGTACGCCGGCTACGTCGCCGGCTCGACGTTCGCGCAGGCGCTGGGCTGGAACGGTGCGCGGATCGCGACGTCGTACGCCGCGTGCGCGACGGGCGCGCAGGCGATCGACACCGCGCGGGCGCGGATCCTGGCCGGGCTCAGCGAGGTCGCGCTGGTGGTGGGCGCGGACACGACGCCGAAGGGGTTCCTGGCGCCGAACGCGGGGGAGCGGTGGTCGGACCCGGACTGGCTGCGGTTCCGGCTGCTGGGCATGACGAACCCGGCGTACTTCGCGCTCTACGCGCGACGCCGGATGGACCTGTACGGCGCCACGTCGGAGGACTTCGCGCAGGTGAAGGTCAAGAACGCCCGGCACGGCCTGGCCAACCCCAACGCCCGCTTCCGCAAGGAGGTGGACGTGGCGGAGGTGCTGGCCTCGCCGGTGGTGTCCGACCCGCTGCATCTGCTGGACATCTGCGCGACCTCCGACGGCGCCGCGGCGGTCGTGCTGACCAGCGCGGAGTACGCGAGGAGGCACGGCATCGCCACGCCGGTCACCGTCGCCGCCGTCTCGACCGTGACGCCGACCTTCCCGAACACCGTCATCGACATGCCGCTGCTGGCCACCGACTCCACGGCGGCCACAGGCGCGCCGGAGCGGACGTTCAAGGAGGCGATCGGCGCGGCGGCGTACGACGAGGCGGGCGTCGACCCCTCCGACGTCGACGTCGCCGAGGTCTACGACCTCTCCACCGCGCTGGAGCTGGACTGGATCGAGGACCTGGGCCTGTGCAAGCCCGGCGAGGCCGAGGCCCTGCTCCGCGCCGGCGACACCGCCATCGGCGGCCGGATCCCGGTCAATCCCTCCGGCGGGCTGGCGTGCTTCGGCGAGGCGGTGCCCGCCCAGGCCATCGCCCAGGTCTGCGAGCTCACCTGGCAGCTCCAGGGCCGCGTCGACGGACGGCAGGTCGAGGGCGCCCGGGTCGGGATCACCGCCAACCAGGGCCTCTTCGGCCACGGCTCCTCGGTCCTCCTCACCCGCTGA
- a CDS encoding nucleoside deaminase has translation MNDDVWLARAVDLAAANVADGGGPFGAVIVRAGALVSSGQNRVTRDLDPTAHAEVVAIRAACGQVGDFSLAGCTLYTSCEPCPLCLSAALWARLDRVVYAADRDDAARGGFDDRAFYELFDTPRSEWTLPVDHVRLDSAALPFDTWLAHEGRTAY, from the coding sequence GTGAACGACGACGTGTGGCTCGCGCGGGCCGTGGATCTGGCGGCGGCGAACGTGGCCGACGGCGGCGGGCCGTTCGGTGCCGTGATCGTCCGCGCGGGAGCCCTGGTGTCCTCCGGCCAGAACCGGGTCACCCGCGACCTCGACCCCACGGCGCACGCCGAGGTGGTCGCGATCCGCGCCGCGTGCGGGCAGGTCGGCGACTTCAGCCTCGCCGGCTGCACGCTCTACACCTCGTGCGAGCCCTGCCCGCTGTGCCTGTCGGCCGCGCTGTGGGCCCGGCTCGACCGAGTGGTGTACGCCGCCGACCGCGACGACGCCGCCCGCGGCGGATTCGACGATCGCGCCTTCTACGAGCTGTTCGACACGCCGCGCTCGGAGTGGACACTGCCGGTCGACCACGTCCGGCTGGACTCCGCCGCCCTGCCGTTCGACACCTGGCTCGCGCACGAGGGGCGCACGGCGTACTGA
- a CDS encoding VanW family protein — protein MVVLRALSALGSLVLGAGVGLATVGLHRYGWGLGLGAAATAATLVALPGGWWARLPFALGWVALLGVASVQRPEGTTWWPATCRGTCCWRSAPSYSARGAWGCCGVPAHAGMRAGEQPLLRMTRVTFWESETDGKAERPGGKVVVVVIALLVLLAGGGYVAAHAVAGDKVPTGTSISGVDVGGLTRAAAIEKLETTFGPRADTPIKVSVGHQGATGKANDAKVAPGDIGLAIDYAASVDAAGAGDSWSPRRQWDYFTGGDDVDAVVDVDEDLLDAKLTELSEGLGTPPVDGTVTFADGTVQTTQPQAGQAVDRDQARTAITDAFLAGEDSVELEVAPAQPDIDAADVAEALDAFANPAMANAVTLQFGENDVKLSPRKFAPVLSMKPENGKLVPVVDEAALAELVKGATASGQPVDATVKLNKKGKPKVVPAKPGVTFDPGEAAQVFLGLLTAPEGSRSAPVTAQVVDAEFTTQDAENLKIVEKVSEFSTYYPHAEYRNVNIGRAAELIDGTVLKPGDEFSLNGTVGERTVANGFTEGYVISNGILKKDLGGGVSQMATTTFNAMFFAGLKDIQHKPHSFYIDRYPVGREATVAWPSLDLRFQNDTEYGVLVHAWVVPSTWSRQGKVTVQMWSTKVWDIDSKTSNRYAQVPPATRTLTTPDCEPHTGWSGFQVDVTRIFRKHGESAVDHTEKFHTVYTPSDTVRCEKPGPPAGGNPDPGD, from the coding sequence GTGGTCGTGCTGCGTGCGCTGAGTGCGCTCGGCTCCCTGGTGCTCGGCGCCGGCGTCGGGCTGGCCACGGTCGGGCTGCACCGCTACGGCTGGGGACTGGGACTCGGCGCCGCCGCGACGGCCGCCACCCTGGTCGCCCTGCCGGGGGGCTGGTGGGCGCGGCTGCCGTTCGCGCTGGGGTGGGTCGCGCTGCTCGGCGTGGCGAGCGTCCAGCGTCCGGAGGGGACTACGTGGTGGCCGGCGACGTGTCGGGGTACCTGCTGCTGGCGGTCGGCGCCGTCGTACTCGGCGCGGGGTGCGTGGGGCTGCTGCGGCGTCCCGGCGCACGCGGGAATGCGGGCGGGTGAGCAACCCCTCCTTAGGATGACGCGCGTGACGTTCTGGGAGTCCGAGACGGACGGCAAGGCCGAGCGACCTGGCGGCAAGGTGGTCGTCGTCGTCATCGCGCTGCTCGTCCTGCTCGCCGGCGGCGGGTACGTCGCGGCGCACGCCGTGGCGGGCGACAAGGTCCCCACCGGCACCAGCATCTCCGGCGTCGACGTCGGCGGACTCACCCGGGCCGCCGCGATCGAGAAGCTCGAGACGACCTTCGGCCCGCGTGCGGACACCCCGATCAAGGTCAGCGTCGGCCACCAGGGCGCCACCGGGAAGGCCAACGACGCGAAGGTCGCGCCCGGCGACATCGGCCTGGCGATCGACTACGCCGCGTCCGTCGACGCCGCCGGCGCCGGCGACTCGTGGAGCCCGCGCCGCCAGTGGGACTACTTCACCGGCGGGGACGACGTCGACGCGGTCGTCGACGTCGACGAGGACCTGCTCGACGCCAAGCTCACCGAGCTCTCCGAGGGCCTCGGCACGCCGCCGGTCGACGGCACGGTCACCTTCGCCGACGGGACCGTCCAGACCACGCAGCCGCAGGCCGGGCAGGCCGTCGACCGCGACCAGGCCCGTACCGCGATCACCGACGCCTTTCTCGCCGGCGAGGACTCCGTGGAGCTCGAGGTCGCCCCCGCCCAGCCGGACATCGACGCCGCCGACGTCGCCGAGGCGCTCGACGCCTTCGCCAACCCGGCCATGGCGAACGCCGTGACGCTCCAGTTCGGCGAGAACGACGTCAAGCTGTCGCCGCGCAAGTTCGCGCCCGTGCTGTCGATGAAGCCCGAGAACGGCAAGCTCGTCCCCGTCGTCGACGAGGCCGCCCTGGCCGAGCTGGTCAAGGGCGCCACCGCCAGCGGCCAGCCGGTCGACGCGACCGTGAAGCTGAACAAGAAGGGCAAGCCGAAGGTCGTCCCGGCCAAGCCCGGCGTGACCTTCGACCCCGGCGAGGCCGCCCAGGTCTTCCTCGGCCTGCTCACCGCCCCCGAGGGCTCCCGCAGCGCCCCGGTCACCGCGCAGGTCGTCGACGCCGAGTTCACCACCCAGGACGCCGAGAACCTCAAGATCGTCGAGAAGGTGTCGGAGTTCTCGACGTACTACCCGCACGCCGAGTACCGCAACGTCAACATCGGCCGCGCCGCCGAGCTGATCGACGGCACCGTCCTCAAGCCCGGCGACGAGTTCTCCCTCAACGGCACCGTCGGCGAGCGCACCGTCGCGAACGGCTTCACCGAGGGCTACGTCATCAGCAACGGCATCCTGAAGAAGGACCTCGGCGGCGGCGTCTCGCAGATGGCGACGACGACGTTCAACGCGATGTTCTTCGCCGGCCTCAAGGACATCCAGCACAAGCCGCACTCGTTCTACATCGACCGCTACCCGGTCGGCCGCGAGGCCACCGTGGCCTGGCCGTCGCTCGACCTGCGGTTCCAGAACGACACCGAGTACGGCGTACTCGTCCACGCCTGGGTGGTGCCGAGCACCTGGTCGCGCCAGGGCAAGGTGACCGTCCAGATGTGGTCCACCAAGGTGTGGGACATCGACTCGAAGACGTCGAACCGCTACGCGCAGGTCCCGCCCGCCACCCGCACCCTGACCACGCCCGACTGCGAGCCGCACACCGGCTGGTCCGGCTTCCAGGTCGACGTGACCCGGATCTTCCGCAAGCACGGCGAGTCCGCGGTCGACCACACCGAGAAGTTCCACACGGTCTACACGCCCTCCGACACGGTCCGGTGCGAGAAGCCGGGGCCGCCGGCGGGCGGGAATCCCGACCCGGGCGACTGA
- a CDS encoding TA system VapC family ribonuclease toxin: MIVDANVLLYAVDDQSHFHTTARTWLDSAMNGVERVGFPWVSLMAFQRIVTHPRATANPLAPADAWSHITDWLDADQAWVPVPGDRHHVILGQLLVDGDLRGNLVTDAHLAALAIEHGTGICSFDSDFARFKGLHWMNPAQGPPSLTPDA, from the coding sequence TTGATCGTCGACGCCAACGTCCTGCTCTACGCCGTCGATGATCAGTCGCACTTCCACACGACGGCACGGACCTGGCTCGACTCAGCCATGAACGGCGTCGAACGCGTCGGGTTCCCGTGGGTGTCGCTGATGGCGTTCCAGCGCATCGTCACCCATCCCCGGGCCACGGCGAACCCGCTCGCGCCGGCTGATGCGTGGAGTCACATCACCGACTGGCTGGACGCTGACCAGGCATGGGTGCCTGTGCCCGGCGACCGCCACCACGTCATCCTCGGTCAGCTTCTCGTCGACGGTGACCTGCGCGGGAACCTCGTCACCGACGCCCACCTCGCGGCGCTCGCCATCGAGCACGGAACCGGGATCTGCTCGTTCGACAGTGACTTCGCCCGCTTCAAGGGCCTTCACTGGATGAACCCGGCGCAGGGACCGCCGAGCCTCACTCCGGACGCTTGA
- a CDS encoding MurR/RpiR family transcriptional regulator, with translation MRIDERIAARHDELSPQEQRAAAALLEHLDDLATYRAAELAELAGVSRATMSRLFRSLGFEDFDEVRDHLRRLRGAGEPRRVDGAPDVATLVAAEQAAILRALEQPRLSEVVHLLATARRVLVIGWRNSYPVALHLRGQLAQARDDVRIAPAPGQTTGEELVGLGRGDAVVVIAFRRRAARLAAFLDAAGATGAAVVLVADPTAVAHASRATVWVECPLQHALAFDSYAAPMALVSVLADGVLTAARRQGSARVRSITETYERLGEVE, from the coding sequence ATGAGGATCGACGAGCGGATCGCCGCCCGCCACGACGAGCTGAGCCCGCAGGAGCAGCGCGCGGCGGCGGCGCTGCTCGAGCATCTGGACGACCTGGCGACGTACCGCGCCGCCGAGCTGGCCGAGCTCGCGGGCGTCTCCCGGGCGACGATGAGCAGGCTGTTCCGCAGCCTGGGCTTCGAGGACTTCGACGAGGTCCGTGACCATCTCCGCCGGCTGCGCGGCGCGGGCGAGCCGCGGCGCGTCGACGGAGCGCCCGACGTCGCGACCCTGGTCGCCGCGGAGCAGGCGGCCATCCTGCGGGCCCTCGAGCAGCCCCGCCTGTCGGAGGTCGTCCACCTGCTCGCCACGGCCCGGCGGGTCCTGGTGATCGGCTGGCGCAACAGCTACCCGGTCGCGCTGCACCTGCGCGGCCAGCTCGCGCAGGCGCGCGACGACGTGCGGATCGCGCCGGCGCCCGGGCAGACGACCGGCGAGGAGCTGGTCGGGCTCGGCCGCGGCGATGCCGTCGTCGTGATCGCCTTCCGGCGCCGCGCGGCCCGTCTGGCGGCCTTCCTGGACGCCGCGGGCGCCACCGGGGCAGCCGTCGTGCTCGTCGCGGACCCGACCGCAGTCGCCCACGCGTCCCGTGCGACGGTGTGGGTGGAGTGCCCGCTGCAGCACGCGCTGGCCTTCGACAGCTACGCCGCCCCGATGGCGCTGGTGAGCGTGCTCGCCGACGGGGTCCTCACCGCCGCCCGGCGGCAGGGATCGGCGCGGGTGCGCTCCATCACCGAGACCTACGAACGACTGGGAGAAGTCGAGTGA
- a CDS encoding amidase family protein, whose protein sequence is MTLTSWDERVWRLRADPLVPGLAGGPLTGSSLAVPDVYDVAGLAMGAGNPDRLAAAKPADDDAPVVAALLAAGASLTGITQIDEFGYALTGANAHYGTPPNLPAPGRISGGSSSGSASAVALGEVSIGLGTDTAGAIRVPASYQGLFGIRTTHGTVTRAGMLPLAPSFDAVGWMTRTPGLLARVGRVLVPGGTTAAGRRWTTVPDLLDLADADVAAAVAAWRPGRMRTIAWPLDELGRWRDALVTLQAWEAWQVHGTWLESRLDTLGPEVRQRFERARAVSVEEAGTAHAVVDAARARIRELVGDRVVVLPATPTVAPALGAGLPERLAATRAPTLALTCIASIGGLPAVTVPLRTADDLPCGACLVAGPGRDHDLLDLVS, encoded by the coding sequence GTGACCCTGACCTCGTGGGACGAGCGCGTGTGGCGGCTGCGCGCGGACCCGCTCGTGCCCGGCCTGGCCGGTGGGCCGCTGACCGGCTCCTCCCTCGCCGTGCCGGACGTGTACGACGTGGCCGGGCTCGCGATGGGCGCCGGGAACCCGGACCGGCTGGCCGCCGCGAAGCCCGCCGACGACGACGCGCCCGTCGTCGCGGCGCTCCTGGCCGCCGGCGCGTCCCTGACCGGGATCACCCAGATCGACGAGTTCGGCTACGCGCTGACCGGCGCCAACGCCCACTACGGCACGCCGCCCAATCTGCCCGCTCCTGGTCGGATCAGCGGCGGCTCCTCCTCCGGCTCGGCGTCCGCCGTCGCGCTCGGCGAGGTGTCGATCGGGCTCGGCACCGACACCGCCGGGGCGATCCGGGTGCCGGCGTCGTACCAGGGCCTGTTCGGGATCCGTACGACGCACGGCACCGTCACCCGCGCAGGGATGCTGCCGCTCGCCCCCTCCTTCGACGCCGTCGGCTGGATGACCCGCACCCCGGGCCTGCTCGCACGGGTGGGGCGGGTGCTCGTCCCGGGCGGCACCACGGCGGCGGGGCGCCGGTGGACCACCGTCCCGGACCTGCTCGACCTCGCCGACGCCGACGTCGCCGCGGCCGTCGCCGCCTGGCGCCCGGGCCGGATGCGGACGATCGCCTGGCCGCTGGACGAGCTCGGCCGGTGGCGGGACGCGCTGGTGACGCTGCAGGCCTGGGAGGCGTGGCAGGTCCACGGGACCTGGCTGGAGTCGCGCCTGGACACCCTCGGCCCCGAGGTCCGGCAGCGGTTCGAGCGCGCCCGCGCGGTCAGCGTCGAGGAGGCCGGAACCGCCCACGCCGTCGTCGACGCGGCCCGCGCCCGGATCCGCGAGCTGGTCGGCGACCGGGTCGTCGTGCTCCCGGCGACGCCCACCGTCGCACCGGCGCTGGGCGCCGGGCTGCCGGAGCGCCTCGCGGCCACGCGAGCGCCGACCCTGGCCCTGACCTGCATCGCCAGCATCGGCGGCCTGCCCGCCGTCACCGTGCCGCTCCGGACCGCGGACGACCTGCCCTGCGGCGCCTGCCTGGTCGCGGGACCGGGGCGCGACCACGATCTCCTCGACCTCGTGTCGTGA
- the mshB gene encoding N-acetyl-1-D-myo-inositol-2-amino-2-deoxy-alpha-D-glucopyranoside deacetylase has protein sequence MTATAAHRLLLVHAHPDDESIGQGATMAKYVAEGRGVTLVTCTAGEMGEILVPELEHLAADEEDRLGEHRRGELEAAMKALGVTDHRFLGGFGTYRDSGMKWHEDGHAVAADTIHENAFWHADLTEAANHLVAVVREVRPQVLVTYDEFGGYGHPDHIQAHRVAMYAAQLAAAPSYRRDLGEAWDIAKIYWGAISESRIREGLRRIREAGDTTTFEGMDPDGELPPMFRPDEDISCEVDASGHVEQKLDALRAHATQITTDGPFFALSNNQGAEAFGREQFRLVKGAAGPLDPGTGWESDLFAGIPD, from the coding sequence ATGACCGCCACCGCCGCCCACCGGCTGCTCCTCGTGCACGCCCACCCCGACGACGAGTCGATCGGCCAGGGCGCCACCATGGCGAAGTACGTCGCGGAGGGCCGCGGCGTCACGCTGGTCACCTGCACGGCGGGGGAGATGGGCGAGATCCTGGTGCCCGAGCTGGAGCACCTCGCGGCCGACGAGGAGGACCGGCTGGGGGAGCACCGCCGCGGCGAGCTCGAGGCGGCCATGAAGGCGCTCGGCGTCACCGACCACCGCTTCCTCGGCGGCTTCGGCACCTACCGCGACTCCGGCATGAAGTGGCACGAGGACGGCCACGCCGTCGCCGCCGACACCATCCACGAGAACGCCTTCTGGCACGCCGACCTCACCGAGGCCGCCAACCACCTCGTCGCCGTCGTCCGGGAGGTGCGGCCGCAGGTGCTGGTCACCTACGACGAGTTCGGCGGCTACGGCCACCCCGACCACATCCAGGCCCACCGGGTCGCGATGTACGCTGCGCAGCTGGCCGCCGCGCCGTCGTACCGGCGGGACCTGGGGGAGGCGTGGGACATCGCCAAGATCTACTGGGGTGCGATCTCCGAGAGCCGGATCCGCGAGGGCCTGCGCCGGATCCGCGAGGCGGGGGACACGACGACCTTCGAGGGGATGGACCCCGACGGCGAGCTGCCGCCGATGTTCCGCCCCGACGAGGACATCTCGTGCGAGGTGGACGCCAGCGGTCACGTCGAGCAGAAGCTCGACGCGCTGCGCGCGCACGCCACCCAGATCACCACCGACGGCCCGTTCTTCGCGCTGTCCAACAACCAGGGAGCGGAGGCGTTCGGGCGCGAGCAGTTCCGGCTGGTCAAGGGCGCCGCCGGACCGCTCGACCCGGGGACGGGCTGGGAGAGCGACCTCTTCGCCGGCATCCCGGACTGA
- a CDS encoding LysR family transcriptional regulator produces MEIHQLTILRELGALGSVTAVAEALHVSPSAVSQHLAALQRQFGTPLTRRDGRTLVLTDAGRVLARAGADVIDAMAAARGAVEQFESRPGGTVTLSSFHSAGQALFGPLLGELGAHPDVPDLRLTDEDVAQSDFPALTAQYDLVLAHRMEHSPPWPAADLHVVTLAREPLDVALPAGHPLAARARLRPRDVVGERWVTSRAGYSPDDVLAAVAALTRRHADVVHRVNDYGAVAALVAAGSGIGLLPRYTSTHPYDDVVLRPLHGLSTSRTIDVLARPETLRRRSAQQVVQALRRVMDRLVTSRNTDDS; encoded by the coding sequence GTGGAGATCCACCAGCTGACGATCCTGCGTGAGCTCGGAGCGCTCGGCAGCGTGACCGCGGTGGCCGAGGCGCTGCACGTCTCGCCCTCCGCGGTCTCGCAGCACCTCGCCGCCCTGCAGCGGCAGTTCGGCACTCCCCTGACCCGCCGCGACGGCCGCACCCTGGTGCTCACCGACGCCGGCCGGGTGCTCGCCCGCGCCGGCGCCGACGTGATCGACGCGATGGCGGCCGCCCGCGGCGCGGTCGAGCAGTTCGAGAGCCGGCCCGGCGGGACGGTCACGCTGAGCAGCTTCCACAGCGCGGGACAGGCGCTGTTCGGCCCGCTGCTCGGCGAGCTCGGCGCCCATCCCGACGTCCCCGACCTCCGGCTGACCGACGAGGACGTCGCCCAGAGCGACTTCCCGGCGCTCACCGCGCAGTACGACCTCGTCCTCGCGCACCGGATGGAGCACAGCCCGCCCTGGCCCGCTGCGGACCTGCACGTCGTCACGCTCGCGCGCGAGCCCCTCGACGTCGCCCTCCCGGCCGGTCACCCGCTCGCCGCCCGCGCCCGGCTCCGCCCGCGCGACGTCGTCGGCGAGCGCTGGGTCACCAGCCGGGCCGGCTACTCCCCCGACGACGTGCTCGCCGCGGTCGCCGCGCTCACCCGGCGCCATGCCGACGTCGTCCACCGGGTCAACGACTACGGCGCGGTGGCCGCCCTCGTCGCCGCGGGCTCGGGCATCGGCCTGCTGCCGCGCTACACCTCCACCCACCCGTACGACGACGTCGTGCTCCGGCCGCTGCACGGGCTCAGCACCAGCCGGACCATCGACGTCCTCGCCCGCCCCGAGACGCTGCGCCGCCGGTCGGCGCAGCAGGTCGTGCAGGCGCTGCGGCGCGTGATGGACCGGCTGGTCACCTCACGAAACACGGACGACTCATAG
- a CDS encoding Zn-ribbon domain-containing OB-fold protein, producing MTAPSQTVTPVVEGWFTTGEEPRLLASRCTRCRNVVFPPVSAEAGAASFFCRNPACDGVECEAVELSRRGTVWSYTDAQYQPPAPYVPMSDPFVPFALAAVELPEGLVVLGQVAAGYGVADLRVGAEVELVVETLNVDETGERTIYRWKPVAA from the coding sequence ATGACCGCTCCGAGCCAGACCGTCACCCCCGTCGTCGAGGGCTGGTTCACCACGGGCGAGGAGCCTCGGCTGCTCGCGTCCCGGTGCACCCGGTGCCGCAACGTGGTGTTCCCGCCGGTGTCCGCCGAGGCGGGCGCCGCTTCGTTCTTCTGCCGCAACCCCGCCTGCGACGGCGTGGAGTGCGAGGCGGTGGAGCTCTCCCGGCGCGGCACCGTGTGGTCCTACACCGACGCGCAGTACCAGCCGCCGGCGCCGTACGTCCCGATGAGCGATCCGTTCGTGCCGTTCGCGCTGGCCGCGGTGGAGCTGCCCGAGGGGCTGGTGGTGCTGGGGCAGGTCGCCGCGGGCTATGGCGTCGCGGACCTGCGTGTGGGGGCCGAGGTCGAGCTGGTCGTGGAGACCCTGAACGTCGACGAGACCGGGGAGCGCACCATCTACCGCTGGAAGCCGGTGGCGGCATGA
- a CDS encoding CopG family transcriptional regulator, with the protein MRTTVRLDPEVAAAAERLRRERHIGLGEAVNELARAGLARGERTARFQQRTASIGLKIDVTDVADALELLDYYDAEDAG; encoded by the coding sequence ATGAGGACGACGGTACGGCTCGACCCCGAAGTGGCGGCGGCAGCCGAACGGCTGCGCAGGGAACGACACATCGGCCTCGGCGAGGCCGTCAACGAGCTCGCCCGTGCGGGCCTCGCACGCGGTGAGAGGACCGCACGCTTCCAGCAGCGGACGGCGAGCATTGGGCTGAAGATCGACGTCACCGACGTCGCCGACGCCCTCGAGCTGCTCGACTACTACGACGCCGAGGACGCCGGTTGA